A genomic segment from Geitlerinema sp. PCC 7407 encodes:
- a CDS encoding response regulator: protein MAPLATKRILLINDEIHLREIVQTCLETLGGWQVIATSSAQPDLQTAQLSDVDAIILDVVATEVDGLGLLRRLQLDLRDQSIPVILLTAKTYWMTAEQLSRWGVVGAIAKPFNSLLLAKQVSSILGWSLPNAPS from the coding sequence GTGGCACCGTTGGCCACTAAGCGCATTCTTTTAATTAACGATGAGATCCATCTTCGTGAAATTGTTCAGACCTGTCTTGAGACATTAGGTGGGTGGCAAGTGATTGCAACAAGCTCTGCACAGCCCGATCTCCAAACTGCTCAATTGAGCGACGTTGATGCGATTATTTTGGATGTGGTGGCGACAGAAGTTGATGGTCTGGGTCTCTTGCGGCGGTTGCAGCTCGATCTGAGGGACCAGAGCATTCCGGTGATTTTGCTGACTGCCAAGACCTACTGGATGACGGCTGAGCAGCTTTCACGCTGGGGAGTGGTAGGGGCGATCGCCAAGCCTTTTAACTCTCTTCTGCTTGCCAAGCAAGTGTCGTCGATTTTGGGATGGAGCTTGCCCAACGCTCCTTCCTAG
- a CDS encoding dihydrofolate reductase family protein encodes MRTINLFIATSLDGYIARKNGEVDWLFTDQDYGYTAFFDEIETLLMGRRTYEQLLTFGEYPYGTKEAYVFSRGQRDRTEQVNFVAQEPASFVRDLKGRPGGDIWLVGGAVLVRELLAAKLVDRLILSIHPVVLGEGLPLFLGPLPEIPLTLIDHHTFETGLVQLTYESAAA; translated from the coding sequence ATGCGCACGATCAACTTATTTATTGCCACGAGTCTAGATGGCTACATCGCTCGCAAAAATGGCGAGGTAGACTGGCTTTTTACCGATCAGGACTATGGATATACAGCATTTTTTGACGAGATCGAGACCCTCCTAATGGGGCGGCGAACCTACGAACAGCTGCTCACCTTTGGCGAATATCCCTACGGAACCAAGGAGGCCTATGTTTTCTCTCGGGGCCAGCGCGATCGCACTGAACAGGTCAACTTTGTTGCCCAGGAGCCGGCGTCCTTTGTGCGGGACCTGAAAGGGCGTCCGGGTGGCGATATTTGGCTAGTGGGGGGTGCGGTGCTGGTGCGCGAGCTTTTGGCGGCGAAGCTGGTTGATCGGCTCATTCTCTCGATTCACCCGGTGGTGTTGGGTGAAGGGTTGCCGCTTTTTCTGGGGCCGCTGCCGGAGATCCCGCTGACGCTGATAGACCACCATACTTTTGAGACCGGATTGGTGCAGCTGACTTATGAGTCTGCTGCGGCCTAA
- a CDS encoding methyl-accepting chemotaxis protein yields the protein MRSVMKLGRITQISFGAVIFVMILLGAISKVTVNQLLVAVERVTHTYEVKERLGVLGEDLAMGDASRRGYSLTGQTRFLAVHDEVRDNAAQTLVELRELIADNPGQIQRLGEFEAIYNEKSQIANRVIELTRAGQQQAAAALVGSDRTFAINQELQRKLQEMNAVEDALLLQRNRDAKAVEYWSSLISLAGTLIAIALGLGALIFISRWVIRPINEVANAIASSSSEIASTVEEQERIASQQAASVSQTTATMDELYMSSQQSADQASLAASSAQQVLTLADKGTSVVDHTLSDMEQLKNKVEAIAEQILRLSEQTSQIGSISGLVGDIATQTNMLALNAAVEAVRAGESGKGFAVVAAEIRKLADQSRKSAEKISGLVTEVQNSINSTVMVTDEGTKTVDQSVQTVQIVADNFMSVAEAINHVVISSQQISANAKQQAIAIQQVLEAMNQLNQGAVQTASGISQTRVGTHKLNEAAVDLQTVV from the coding sequence ATGCGGAGCGTAATGAAGCTAGGCCGAATTACCCAAATCAGCTTTGGAGCAGTCATCTTTGTCATGATTCTCCTGGGAGCGATTTCTAAAGTGACCGTCAATCAGCTTTTGGTGGCGGTGGAGCGGGTGACGCATACCTACGAAGTCAAAGAGCGCCTCGGGGTCTTGGGAGAAGACTTGGCGATGGGGGACGCCAGTCGGCGGGGCTACAGCCTGACGGGCCAAACCCGATTTCTGGCGGTCCACGATGAGGTGCGAGACAATGCCGCTCAGACTCTGGTGGAGTTGCGAGAACTGATCGCTGATAACCCTGGGCAGATCCAGCGCCTGGGAGAGTTTGAGGCCATCTATAACGAGAAATCCCAAATTGCCAATCGGGTGATCGAGCTGACGCGAGCGGGGCAGCAACAGGCTGCCGCAGCGCTGGTTGGCAGCGATCGCACCTTTGCCATTAACCAAGAGCTGCAGCGAAAGCTGCAAGAGATGAATGCAGTCGAAGATGCGCTCCTGTTGCAGCGCAATCGAGATGCTAAGGCGGTGGAGTACTGGTCTAGCTTGATCTCGTTGGCGGGCACTCTGATCGCGATCGCCCTCGGCCTTGGGGCGCTGATTTTTATCAGTCGGTGGGTGATTCGACCCATCAACGAAGTCGCCAACGCGATCGCCAGCTCTTCCTCAGAAATCGCCTCCACCGTAGAAGAGCAGGAGCGCATCGCCAGCCAGCAGGCAGCCTCAGTGAGCCAGACCACCGCCACCATGGACGAGTTGTACATGTCCTCCCAGCAGTCTGCCGATCAGGCCTCTCTGGCCGCGAGCAGCGCCCAGCAGGTGCTGACGCTAGCCGATAAAGGAACCTCCGTCGTCGACCACACGCTGTCGGACATGGAGCAGCTCAAGAATAAAGTCGAAGCGATCGCCGAGCAGATTCTGCGACTGAGCGAGCAAACGAGCCAGATTGGGAGCATCTCTGGCCTCGTGGGAGACATCGCCACCCAGACCAACATGCTGGCCCTCAACGCCGCCGTCGAAGCCGTGCGAGCGGGAGAATCCGGCAAAGGATTTGCCGTTGTGGCGGCCGAGATCCGAAAACTCGCAGACCAGAGCCGCAAATCCGCCGAAAAGATCAGCGGACTTGTGACCGAAGTCCAGAACTCGATCAACTCCACCGTCATGGTGACCGACGAAGGGACCAAGACCGTCGACCAGAGCGTGCAGACCGTGCAGATTGTGGCTGACAACTTCATGAGCGTCGCGGAAGCGATCAACCACGTCGTGATCAGCAGCCAGCAGATTTCGGCCAACGCAAAGCAGCAGGCGATCGCAATTCAGCAGGTGCTCGAGGCGATGAACCAGCTGAACCAGGGAGCGGTCCAGACCGCGAGCGGGATTAGCCAGACCCGAGTGGGCACGCACAAGCTCAACGAGGCGGCGGTGGATCTGCAAACGGTGGTCTAG
- a CDS encoding ATP-binding protein — protein MAERRPNAFLAPMQATAVVVTPDTDTQILLRQVLEAEGYRVILCEDTEQCEVLTASLRVTLLVLDIDPGATDWEALCQQNQRSPGSDPMAIVLVSESADDTWLERGFELGAMDCLVKPLRRSLLARQIRRWRADGLVAPSHQERLLRSIAQRVRQGEVLSDLLETTLSELQHLLQVDRLLIFQHYPDGQCAVAAEVTANDVFSVLGRRIADPWFAYHLLRQRSLEPLDLPHPSLKSCADLRPSAQTVLPIYQGKTRWELAICQGESAARPWQASEQAFLEQVCLHLAIALQQAEMQEQMHAFSIAVERQVATRTASLEQALRFEATLSRITDKVRNSLDENLILQKAVEELALVLNIGTCNAALYDLATGTSTICYEAARTIAPSQGRVTSFAVFPDLYGQLLSGQPSQFCYITPNPVRGLVSLLVCPIMDDQEVLGDLWLVRSRDQGYDESEVRLVEQVANHCAIAIRQARLYQALQVTVNELEKRNQLKDDFLSTVSHELRSPMTNMRLAIQMLERSLSQAESTTGRATTAYLKILKEECEQEITLINDLLDLQRLEGGHQGLSAEIVAVEDWLPDVVKSFQARLGERQQTLKFNIDENLPPLVTDASALRRIVMELLHNACKYTPPGEIIAISALVKGDRYCISVCNHGVEIPAKELERIFEKFYRVPNGDRWKQGGSGLGLALVKRLADHLGGVIQVYSHTDETCFTLEMPLNPETNPS, from the coding sequence ATGGCTGAGAGACGGCCCAACGCTTTCCTAGCGCCGATGCAGGCAACTGCGGTGGTGGTGACTCCAGATACGGACACACAGATACTGCTACGGCAAGTCCTAGAAGCGGAGGGATATCGAGTGATCCTCTGCGAGGATACGGAGCAGTGTGAGGTCTTGACAGCGTCATTGCGAGTGACCCTGCTGGTGCTGGACATTGACCCAGGGGCGACGGATTGGGAGGCGCTGTGCCAGCAAAATCAGCGATCGCCGGGCAGCGATCCCATGGCCATTGTGCTGGTGAGCGAGTCCGCAGACGACACCTGGCTAGAGCGGGGCTTTGAGCTGGGGGCCATGGACTGTCTGGTCAAGCCCCTCCGGCGATCGCTCCTGGCGCGCCAAATCCGCCGCTGGCGAGCCGATGGCCTAGTGGCCCCCTCCCATCAGGAGCGCTTGCTGCGATCGATCGCCCAGCGCGTGCGCCAAGGAGAAGTGCTCTCAGACCTGCTCGAAACAACCCTAAGTGAGCTACAGCACCTTTTGCAGGTGGATCGGCTGCTGATTTTCCAGCACTATCCCGATGGCCAGTGTGCAGTCGCTGCTGAGGTGACCGCCAATGACGTCTTCTCGGTCCTAGGACGCCGCATTGCTGACCCCTGGTTTGCGTATCATTTACTACGCCAGCGCTCCTTGGAGCCCCTTGACCTGCCGCACCCGTCCCTCAAGTCCTGCGCCGATCTGCGGCCTTCGGCCCAGACGGTGCTGCCCATCTATCAAGGAAAAACCCGCTGGGAGCTGGCGATTTGTCAGGGTGAGTCCGCTGCCCGACCTTGGCAAGCATCAGAACAGGCTTTCCTAGAGCAGGTGTGTTTGCACTTGGCGATCGCCCTCCAGCAAGCCGAGATGCAAGAGCAGATGCACGCCTTCAGCATCGCTGTCGAGCGTCAGGTTGCAACTCGCACCGCCTCTCTTGAGCAAGCGCTGCGCTTCGAAGCAACCCTAAGCCGCATCACGGACAAGGTCCGCAACAGCCTAGACGAGAACCTGATTTTGCAAAAAGCCGTTGAGGAGCTGGCGCTGGTCTTGAACATCGGCACCTGCAACGCCGCCCTCTACGATCTGGCGACCGGCACCTCGACCATCTGCTACGAAGCGGCCCGCACCATCGCGCCCTCCCAGGGCCGCGTCACCTCCTTTGCAGTGTTTCCTGACCTCTACGGCCAGCTTCTCTCGGGCCAGCCTTCGCAGTTTTGCTACATCACGCCCAATCCGGTTCGGGGCTTGGTGAGCTTGCTGGTGTGCCCCATCATGGACGATCAAGAAGTCTTGGGCGACCTCTGGCTGGTGCGATCGCGCGATCAGGGCTACGACGAGAGCGAGGTGCGCTTGGTGGAGCAAGTCGCCAACCACTGCGCGATCGCCATTCGCCAAGCGCGGCTCTATCAGGCCCTCCAGGTCACCGTGAACGAGCTCGAAAAGCGCAACCAGCTCAAGGACGATTTTCTAAGCACCGTTTCCCACGAGCTGCGATCGCCCATGACCAACATGCGCCTCGCCATCCAGATGCTAGAGCGCAGCCTGAGCCAAGCCGAAAGCACCACTGGCCGCGCCACCACCGCCTATCTCAAAATCCTCAAAGAAGAGTGTGAGCAGGAAATCACCCTGATCAATGACCTGCTGGATCTCCAGCGGCTAGAGGGGGGGCACCAAGGCCTCAGCGCAGAGATCGTCGCCGTCGAAGACTGGCTGCCAGATGTAGTGAAGTCTTTCCAGGCCCGTTTGGGCGAGCGCCAGCAAACGCTGAAATTCAACATTGACGAAAACTTGCCGCCGCTGGTGACCGATGCGTCCGCGCTGCGCCGCATTGTCATGGAGCTGCTGCACAACGCTTGCAAATACACCCCGCCCGGCGAAATCATCGCGATCTCGGCGCTGGTCAAGGGCGATCGCTACTGCATCAGCGTCTGCAACCACGGCGTCGAAATCCCGGCGAAGGAGCTAGAGCGCATCTTCGAGAAATTCTATCGGGTGCCCAATGGCGATCGCTGGAAGCAGGGCGGTTCGGGGCTCGGCCTGGCTCTGGTCAAGCGCTTGGCCGATCACCTCGGGGGCGTCATCCAGGTCTACAGCCACACCGACGAGACCTGCTTTACCCTCGAGATGCCTCTCAACCCCGAAACCAACCCTAGCTAG
- the dusB gene encoding tRNA dihydrouridine synthase DusB: MVVLSPELQHRLRSPLYIGTVALHSRVLQSPLSGVTDLVFRRLVRRYAPDSMMYTEMVSASELHHVRKLPKLMEVDPQERPISIQLFDCRPDFLAEAARMAVAEGADTVDINMGCPVNKITKNGGGSSLLRQPAIAEEIVRSVVAAVEVPVTVKTRIGWSDGEINAVEFGRRMEDAGAQMLTLHGRTREQGYNGAARWEWIGRVKAALSIPVIANGDIFSVESAVRCLEETGADGVMCSRGTLGYPFLVGEIDHFLKTGEYRQPPTPAERLLCAREHLQMLWEYKGDRGIRQARKHMTWYTKGFEGAAELRSRLCQIESADEGYRLLDGAIAQLQATGDRAVVALA, from the coding sequence ATGGTTGTTCTGTCTCCCGAGCTGCAACACCGTCTGCGATCGCCCCTGTATATCGGGACAGTAGCCCTGCACAGCCGCGTTCTCCAGTCGCCCCTCTCCGGCGTGACGGACCTGGTGTTTCGGCGACTTGTGCGGCGCTATGCGCCAGACTCGATGATGTACACCGAGATGGTCAGCGCCTCCGAGCTGCACCACGTGCGCAAGCTGCCCAAACTGATGGAGGTGGACCCCCAGGAGCGACCCATCAGCATTCAGCTCTTTGACTGTCGGCCTGACTTTTTGGCGGAGGCAGCGCGCATGGCGGTCGCGGAGGGAGCGGACACGGTGGACATCAATATGGGATGTCCCGTCAACAAAATCACCAAGAACGGCGGCGGCTCTTCTCTGCTGCGTCAGCCGGCGATCGCCGAAGAGATCGTGCGCAGCGTGGTGGCAGCGGTGGAGGTGCCGGTCACGGTCAAAACTCGAATCGGCTGGAGTGACGGCGAAATTAACGCTGTGGAGTTCGGGCGACGCATGGAGGATGCGGGGGCTCAGATGCTGACGCTGCACGGGCGCACGCGAGAGCAGGGATACAACGGGGCGGCTCGCTGGGAGTGGATTGGCCGGGTAAAGGCGGCTCTCTCGATTCCGGTGATCGCCAATGGAGATATTTTCTCGGTGGAGTCGGCGGTGCGCTGCCTGGAGGAGACGGGGGCGGACGGCGTGATGTGCTCCCGCGGGACTCTGGGCTATCCCTTCCTGGTGGGTGAAATTGATCACTTTCTCAAGACGGGAGAGTATCGCCAGCCGCCGACTCCGGCGGAGCGCCTGCTGTGCGCTCGCGAACATCTCCAGATGCTGTGGGAGTACAAGGGCGATCGCGGCATTCGTCAGGCCCGCAAACACATGACGTGGTACACCAAGGGCTTCGAGGGGGCAGCAGAACTGCGATCGCGCCTGTGCCAAATCGAATCCGCAGATGAGGGCTATCGACTGCTCGATGGGGCGATCGCGCAGCTCCAGGCGACAGGCGATCGCGCTGTGGTTGCTCTGGCCTGA
- a CDS encoding CHASE domain-containing protein: MSTSTTLEQWEQERAQAAFERRSNTITKALQVRLDDYSSISYAFEAFHAANRDLNKTQFQKLAQSFFKRYDGLYAQNWVVPVSLRERSQFEQARQAEGMDSFQIYQMDAEGQPQPVRDRPMYYPIAYAEPLPEIEGVLGFDFGSNPERFGALVQARDSGRPAVTDRITLIAKNSVGFILAHPIYAAESSPSTLAERKQSFRGIFVGVYSIPEILETAIAGLNVTDLNFHLVDLQAKQPQNRFLAFYNAETQTIQTILDKDFPQSPERTVGCDRSLCATRVTIADRQWLLQLQPTPAYLAGQQYWFAESMLVIGLLVTSGLVIYLYQATERTSQISALVAARTAELSEEVAERRRAEAILRESEQTLRARSQELQQALDDLHRTQAQLVQTEKMSSLGQLVAGVAHEINNPVNFIYGNLQHTATYTQDLLSLVDLYQQDNPSPSSSIQALMEEIDFDFLRIDMPKMLLSMQVGTQRIREIVKSLRNFSRLDEAEIKAVDIHEGIESTLMILHNRLRAKTDRAEIEVIRDYSALPLVECYAGQLNQVFMNLMSNAIDALEDHMYATGDRGVITLETRSLSPQTVRISVSDNGPGIPVETQKRLFEPFFTTKPLGKGTGLGLSISYQVVQEVHRGTLECFSKVGKGTEFRITLPVSQSALVSRV; this comes from the coding sequence GTGAGCACTAGCACCACCCTCGAACAGTGGGAACAAGAGCGCGCTCAAGCAGCGTTTGAGCGGCGCTCGAACACGATTACCAAAGCGCTGCAGGTCAGACTCGATGACTATTCGTCTATTTCTTATGCTTTTGAGGCGTTTCATGCCGCCAATCGAGACCTGAACAAGACGCAATTTCAGAAGCTAGCGCAGTCATTTTTTAAGCGCTATGACGGGCTCTATGCCCAGAACTGGGTGGTTCCCGTGTCTTTGAGGGAGCGATCGCAGTTTGAGCAGGCGCGCCAAGCTGAGGGCATGGACAGTTTCCAGATTTATCAAATGGATGCTGAGGGCCAGCCCCAGCCAGTCCGCGATCGCCCCATGTATTACCCGATTGCCTATGCAGAGCCTCTGCCGGAGATCGAGGGAGTATTAGGGTTTGACTTTGGGTCTAATCCTGAGCGTTTTGGGGCCCTAGTTCAGGCACGCGACAGCGGCAGGCCTGCGGTGACGGATCGGATCACCCTGATTGCCAAAAACTCTGTGGGGTTTATTTTGGCTCATCCGATCTATGCTGCTGAGTCGAGTCCGTCTACCCTGGCGGAGCGTAAGCAGAGTTTTCGGGGAATTTTTGTGGGGGTTTACTCGATCCCCGAAATTTTGGAGACGGCGATCGCGGGGCTCAATGTGACGGATCTCAATTTCCATTTGGTCGATCTTCAGGCCAAGCAGCCCCAAAACCGCTTTCTGGCTTTTTACAATGCTGAGACCCAGACGATCCAAACGATCTTGGACAAAGATTTTCCGCAATCGCCGGAGCGTACCGTCGGCTGCGATCGCTCGCTGTGCGCCACTAGGGTCACGATCGCCGATCGCCAGTGGCTGCTGCAGCTCCAGCCTACTCCAGCCTATCTTGCTGGCCAGCAGTACTGGTTTGCAGAGTCAATGCTGGTGATTGGCCTGCTGGTGACGAGCGGTTTGGTGATCTATCTCTATCAAGCAACCGAAAGAACCAGCCAGATCTCGGCCTTGGTGGCGGCTCGAACCGCCGAACTCTCAGAAGAAGTCGCGGAGCGGCGGCGCGCCGAGGCCATCTTGCGGGAGTCGGAGCAAACCCTCCGAGCGCGATCGCAGGAGCTCCAGCAGGCCCTCGATGATCTCCATCGCACCCAGGCCCAGCTCGTACAAACCGAAAAAATGTCTTCTCTAGGACAGCTCGTAGCGGGGGTAGCTCACGAGATCAACAACCCGGTCAACTTTATCTATGGCAACCTTCAGCACACTGCGACCTACACGCAAGATCTACTGTCCCTGGTAGATCTCTATCAGCAGGATAATCCCTCGCCCTCATCGAGTATCCAAGCGCTGATGGAGGAGATCGATTTTGATTTTCTGCGCATCGATATGCCGAAGATGCTGCTCTCGATGCAGGTGGGGACTCAGCGGATTCGAGAAATTGTCAAATCTCTCCGCAACTTCTCTCGCCTAGATGAGGCAGAAATCAAGGCCGTAGATATCCATGAGGGCATCGAAAGCACGCTGATGATCTTGCACAATCGTCTGCGGGCCAAAACCGATCGCGCTGAGATCGAGGTGATTCGAGACTATAGTGCGCTACCTCTGGTGGAGTGCTATGCGGGCCAGCTCAACCAAGTTTTTATGAATCTAATGAGTAATGCCATTGATGCTCTCGAGGATCATATGTATGCGACGGGCGATCGCGGCGTGATTACCCTAGAAACGCGATCCCTTAGCCCCCAGACCGTGCGCATTTCTGTATCTGACAATGGTCCAGGAATTCCCGTAGAGACGCAAAAGCGTCTATTTGAACCCTTCTTCACGACCAAACCCCTGGGAAAAGGAACGGGCTTGGGTCTATCGATTAGCTACCAAGTGGTTCAGGAAGTTCATCGCGGGACCCTAGAGTGCTTCTCGAAGGTCGGCAAAGGAACTGAGTTTCGGATTACGCTGCCGGTCAGCCAATCGGCTTTGGTTTCCCGAGTCTGA
- a CDS encoding methyl-accepting chemotaxis protein, whose amino-acid sequence MQSAMKLGRITRISFGTVIVLMILLGSISKITMNQLLGAVGWVTHTYEIKESLAQIAEDIALGDAAQRGYILTGQPRFLAVRDESLENIPQMMAEVRKLIGTTPGQQERFREFEAAYEKKAEASNRALELALAGNRQAAIDLVGSDNFEINQELLQALKALLAGEDSLLAQRNQDAKAVEYWSTVVSLAGTAIAIALALGTLVFISRRVIRPINEVANAIASSSSEIASTVEEQERIASQQAASVSQTTATMDELYMSSQQSADQASLAASSAQQVLTLADKGTSVVDHTLSDMEQLKNKVEAIAEQILRLSEQTSQIGSISGLVGDIATQTNMLALNAAVEAVRAGESGKGFAVVAAEIRKLADQSRKSAEKISGLVTEVQNSINSTVMVTDEGTKTVDQSVQTVQIVADNFMSVAEAINHVVISSQQISANAKQQAIAIQQVLEAMNQLNQGAVQTASGISQTRVGTHKLNEAAVDLQTVV is encoded by the coding sequence ATGCAAAGCGCAATGAAACTAGGCCGAATCACGCGGATCAGCTTTGGAACCGTCATCGTCCTGATGATTTTGCTGGGGAGCATCTCCAAAATCACCATGAATCAGCTCTTGGGGGCGGTGGGCTGGGTGACGCACACCTACGAAATCAAAGAAAGCCTCGCCCAGATTGCTGAAGATATTGCCTTGGGAGATGCTGCCCAGCGTGGATATATCCTCACTGGGCAGCCAAGGTTTTTGGCGGTACGCGATGAGTCGCTTGAGAATATTCCCCAGATGATGGCAGAGGTGCGGAAACTCATCGGAACAACTCCAGGGCAGCAAGAGCGTTTCAGAGAATTCGAAGCTGCGTATGAAAAGAAAGCCGAAGCGTCTAATCGCGCCCTAGAACTGGCTCTTGCCGGAAATCGCCAAGCTGCGATCGATTTGGTGGGCTCAGACAACTTTGAAATTAACCAGGAGCTCTTGCAAGCGCTGAAGGCGCTGCTCGCGGGGGAAGATAGCCTGCTGGCGCAGCGCAATCAGGATGCTAAGGCGGTGGAGTACTGGTCTACGGTGGTTTCCCTGGCGGGAACGGCGATCGCGATCGCCTTGGCCCTGGGGACGCTGGTATTCATTAGTCGGCGGGTGATTCGACCCATCAACGAAGTCGCCAACGCGATCGCCAGCTCTTCCTCAGAAATCGCTTCCACCGTAGAAGAGCAGGAGCGCATCGCTAGCCAGCAGGCAGCCTCAGTGAGCCAGACCACCGCCACCATGGACGAGCTGTACATGTCCTCCCAGCAGTCTGCCGACCAGGCCTCTCTGGCCGCGAGCAGCGCCCAGCAGGTGCTGACGCTAGCCGATAAAGGAACCTCCGTCGTCGACCACACGCTGTCGGACATGGAGCAGCTCAAGAATAAAGTCGAAGCGATCGCCGAGCAGATTCTGCGACTGAGCGAGCAAACGAGCCAGATTGGGAGCATCTCTGGCCTCGTGGGAGACATCGCCACCCAGACCAACATGCTGGCCCTCAACGCCGCCGTCGAAGCCGTGCGAGCGGGAGAATCCGGCAAAGGATTTGCCGTTGTGGCGGCCGAGATCCGGAAACTGGCAGACCAGAGCCGCAAATCCGCCGAAAAGATCAGCGGACTTGTGACCGAAGTCCAGAACTCGATCAACTCCACCGTCATGGTGACCGACGAAGGGACCAAGACCGTCGACCAGAGCGTGCAGACCGTGCAGATTGTGGCTGACAACTTCATGAGCGTTGCGGAAGCGATCAACCACGTCGTGATCAGCAGCCAGCAGATTTCGGCCAACGCAAAGCAGCAGGCGATCGCAATTCAGCAGGTGCTCGAGGCGATGAACCAGCTGAACCAGGGAGCGGTCCAGACCGCGAGCGGGATTAGCCAGACCCGAGTGGGCACGCACAAGCTCAACGAAGCGGCGGTGGATCTGCAAACGGTGGTTTGA